A single region of the Raphanus sativus cultivar WK10039 chromosome 1, ASM80110v3, whole genome shotgun sequence genome encodes:
- the LOC108863354 gene encoding MACPF domain-containing protein NSL1: protein MASNNARFDAQSAAEKAVSVIGLGYDLTSDIRLSACKSTPDGSSLLKIDPTGNRDLFFPGGMVVNNVSSSIKCDKGERTRLRSDLLSFNQMSEKFNQDMSLLGKIPSGMFNAMFELRQGWQKDANSVKTLAYDGWFISLFRVALVRESQLTLRDEVKREVPSSWDSAALAGFIEKYGTHIVAGVVMGGKDVLYTKQLRNSTHDPDQVQQQLKQLCNKRFRAESISPVTGNDPEEPIQLGLHSQFGSSLSRPVIVHSKDEDIVSICVRRGGVDMGQSHDRWLSTISQSPNAISMCFVPITSLLSGLPGTGFLTHAMNLYLRYKPPMEELHQFLEFQLPRQWAPVYGDLPLGLRCRKQSSPSLQFSLMGPKLYVSTTKVDSGERPVTGLRLFMEGKKGDHLAIHLQHLSMSPPSLHLSHDDTYEPIDEPSEKGYYEAVKWGIFSHVCTFPVQYNGARSDDATSIVTKAWLEVKGIGMRKVLFLRLGFSLVASAITRKSVWENLSSDARKSGIFSMISTRLSGGLSSTATTTEKPVSKIYINSAVYPKGPSPPVKPKLLSLVDTKEVVRGPEVPPGYWVVSGAKLCVEGGKISIKAKYSLLTVVSEDSLV, encoded by the exons ATGGCTTCCAATAACGCCCGGTTCGATGCTCAATCCGCCGCCGAGAAAGCAGTATCGGTGATCGGATTAGGCTACGATCTCACCTCCGATATCCGTCTCTCCGCTTGTAAATCCACACCCGACGGATCCAGCCTTCTCAAAATTGACCCGACAGGGAACAGAGACCTGTTTTTCCCCGG aggGATGGTCGTCAACAACGTCTCGAGCTCCATCAAGTGCGATAAAGGCGAACGCACTCGTCTCCGCTCCGATTTGCTGTCTTTTAACCAG ATGTCGGAGAAATTCAATCAAGATATGTCTCTGTTGGGGAAGATTCCATCGGGGATGTTTAATGCCATGTTCGAATTAAGACAAGGTTGGCAAAAAGATGCGAACTCTGTGAAGACGCTTGCTTATGATGGTTGGTTTATCAGCTTGTTCCGTGTAGCTCTAGTTAGGGAGTCGCAGTTGACACTTCGTGATGAAGTGAAGCGTGAGGTTCCTTCTTCTTGGGACTCTGCTGCACTTGCTGG gtTCATTGAAAAGTATGGTACTCATATAGTTGCTGGAGTTGTTATGGGAGGCAAAGATGTTCTTTACACGAAGCAGCTGCGTAACTCGACTCATGATCCTGATCAAGTCCAGCAACAGCTGAAGCAATTGTGTAACAAAAGGTTTCGAGCTGAAAGTATCTCTCCTGTTACTGGTAATGACCCAGAG GAGCCTATCCAGTTGGGGTTGCATTCACAGTTTGGTTCCTCTCTTAGTCGTCCTGTTATTGTGCACTCCAAGGACGAG GACATCGTGAGCATTTGTGTAAGAAGAGGAGGTGTTGATATGGGACAAAGTCATGATCGTTGGCTCTCAACCATATCACAATCGCCCAACGCCATATCTATGTGCTTTGTTCCCATAACTTCACTCTTGAGTGGTCTCCCAGGAACAGGATTTCTTACTCATGCAATGAACTTATACCTTAGAT atAAGCCACCAATGGAAGAGTTACACCAGTTTCTTGAGTTTCAACTTCCGCGCCAATGGGCTCCGGTGTATGGAGATCTCCCTCTTGGACTACGCTGCAGAAAACAAAGTTCCCCTTCACTTCAGTTCTCTTTGATGGGTCCAAAACTATATGTCAGCACAACAAAG gTTGATTCTGGTGAGCGACCAGTAACGGGACTACGTTTATTCATGGAGGGGAAGAAAGGTGATCATCTAGCAATCCATCTGCAGCACCTCTCTATGAGTCCCCCAAGTCTCCACCTCTCACACGATGACACCTATGAACCCATCGATGAACCATCAGAGAAGGGATATTATGAAGCTGTGAAATGGGGAATATTCTCACACGTATGCACCTTCCCGGTTCAGTACAACGGAGCACGGTCTGATGACGCAACCTCTATTGTAACCAAAGCCTGGTTAGAAGTCAAAGGTATTGGGATGAGGAAAGTTCTGTTTTTAAGGCTCGGTTTCTCACTAGTTGCTTCAGCTATTACACGTAAATCTGTCTGGGAGAATCTCTCATCCGACGCACGCAAGTCTGGTATTTTCTCGATGATTAGTACAAGACTAAGCGGGGGATTAAGTTCAACCGCGACAACAACGGAGAAGCCAGTGTCTAAGATTTATATAAACTCGGCGGTTTATCCTAAAGGGCCATCACCGCCTGTGAAACCGAAGCTTCTGAGTCTTGTTGACACGAAGGAGGTGGTGAGAGGTCCGGAAGTACCACCTGGATATTGGGTTGTAAGTGGGGCTAAGCTTTGTGTAGAGGGAGGCAAGATCTCAATCAAAGCTAAGTATTCTCTGCTCACTGTTGTCTCGGAAGACTCGCTAGTCTGA
- the LOC108831943 gene encoding meiosis-specific protein ASY2-like → MSTSKKLSREQKGKMRAASSGSGDDLETVRGSEGSQEAVHREAMMDTENLSRAQRVLISESRVQSRKDDDGRDHVDDQMIPISFYPGNIFEEQPPLDRERVRPSVVEGQDWRGVEKTRSTVESVTRLLRARDAAGVTFIIPNSDQRPWSPPKGYQCVYESYFEGDTKLWFPIPRIVTAFAMRRGAALSQFLNGAWRLAVALTIIGAEAGVPLNVRAFEELVSAKIKGGLISLKIRPNYNVVTGYPNKTNNWQRSYFYVKSDRAAFEEPLRTGYRVLWAREMVALPNTAEYEEDFLTSARLIASQRQDHWNNFSYRRISRSIGWISQQVWRSDTIPIVTNKTKRVNLFNSAEQREINRARAMRTIPNLSLVVAKKVGSAKKSQPDTAGSPNLGDPSATESDAEAQLVRKTNKKRQREEEGAAVEETNVGASSPQGHSGSEGRRKKARGDSPAIRSSSVEEGELRDLEPSGGSKDEVVPESQPAGSRDEDLPAVSPKAKKKDKGRKRKKKAAEMVPRGSSEELNDEEEDATRSGESLGPGREVVPEEPAPQVAEGTVAVPKKRKKKKKGCPDRVSFSYDREVPLARDEQECGRLVRQFRGDRGALPPVKDLIFKEEYKFAARTSIMSLGDWNVLVRKYDEELRGAFELVDKQKRSHKRATRALKDAVRAKDEAVAQEEALRKELDEQRGIMAIELASARDLVKKAEKEKAELRKRNADLQGKNATLEKEVVASALNFSREMDRLRESRKLEVTHERIRVMAAMTGKCSRRFKNIQDREKRRDDFEDSRCMLGQARGMRDCLEALKESGKDIPQETIDTYADLEKYYDGETTRLEVGVIPDSDLTLSPLVLKSRFVIEEILEKVDKHGSNLELIDSEAAAALRSPSDGFIRDLLDTVQSPARPDATLPIKAAAPDKKAVEVDPKAPGADAREKLVTISDSSSLGTSDPDASEGLSDPNREIRLASPSSKGQSTGNVSSSGPPEKKDPPAEG, encoded by the exons ATGTCGACAAGTAAGAAACTTTCTCGAGAACAAAAGGGGAAGATGCGTGCGGCCTCGTCGGGATCTGGTGATGACTTAGAGACGGTCCGTGGTTCTGAAGGAAGCCAAGAGGCGGTTCATCGcgaggcgatgatggatacAGAGAACTTGAGTCGTGCGCAGCGCGTTCTTATTTCGGAATCGAGAGTGCAGTCGCGGAAGGACGACGACGGTCGTGATCATGTTGACGATCAGATGATCCCGATAAGCTTTTATCCGGGGAACATCTTCGAGGAGCAACCTCCGCTTGATCGGGAGCGCGTGCGTCCTTCGGTCGTCGAAGGCCAGGACTGGCGGGGTGTCGAGAAGACGAGGTCGACCGTCGAGTCGGTGACGAGACTCCTACGGGCTCGCGACGCAGCGGGGGTTACGTTTATAATCCCGAATAGCGACCAGCGGCCCTGGTCTCCTCCGAAAGGCTACCAGTGCGTCTACGAGTCGTACTTCGAGGGCGACACGAAGCTGTGGTTTCCGATTCCTCGAATCGTCACTGCGTTTGCGATGCGCCGAGGAGCCGCCCTTAGCCAATTTCTGAATGGTGCGTGGCGGCTGGCCGTGGCACTGACGATTATCGGAGCAGAAGCTGGTGTTCCTCTCAACGTCCGAGCTTTCGAGGAATTAGTGTCAGCGAAGATAAAGGGCGGACTGATTTCGCTGAAGATCCGCCCCAACTATAACGTGGTGACCGGCTACCCCAACAAGACGAACAACTGGCAGCGGTCCTACTTCTACGTCAAATCTGACAGGGCTGCGTTCGAGGAGCCGCTGAGGACCGGCTATCGTGTTTTATGGGCCCGAGAGATGG TTGCTCTTCCGAACACCGCAGAGTACGAGGAGGACTTTTTGACGAGCGCGCGTCTGATCGCATCGCAGAGACAGGACCATTGGAATAATTTTTCCTACCGGAGGATTAGTCGATCGATCGGGTGGATTAGTCAGC AGGTTTGGCGTTCGGACACGATCCCCATTGTCACGAATAAGACGAAGAGGGTCAATTTGTTCAATTCGGCCGAGCAGAGGGAGATAAACCGAGCAAGAGCGATGAGGACTATTCCAAATTTGAGTTTGGTGGTTGCGAAGAAAGTCGGCTCCGCAAAGAAATCTCAGCCCGATACCGCGGGCTCGCCTAATTTAGGAGATCCGAGCGCGACTGAGTCGGACGCTGAGGCTCAGTTGGTTAGAAAGACCAACAAGAAGAGACAGCGCGAAGAGGAGGGCGCGGCTGTCGAGGAAACGAACGTTGGGGCTTCCTCTCCTCAAGGGCATTCTGGGTCAGAGGGGAGAAGGAAGAAGGCAAGGGGCGATTCTCCCGCGATCCGATCCTCGTCCGTTGAGGAAGGCGAGCTCAGGGACCTGGAACCGAGCGGTGGTTCCAAAGATGAGGTGGTCCCCGAATCACAGCCTGCGGGCAGCCGCGACGAAGATCTTCCGGCGGTCTCTCCAAAGGCCAAGAAGAAGGACAAggggaggaagaggaagaagaaagccGCCGAAATGGTTCCTCGAGGCTCTTCTGAGGAGCTGAACGACGAGGAGGAAGATGCCACCCGTTCCGGGGAATCGCTGGGCCCGGGGCGTGAAGTCGTGCCGGAGGAACCCGCTCCTCAGGTCGCTGAAGGGACCGTTGCTGTcccgaagaagaggaagaagaaaaagaagggtTGTCCGGACAGGGTTTCTTTCTCTTACGACCGCGAGGTCCCGCTAGCGCGTGACGAGCAGGAGTGCGGTCGCCTGGTTCGTCAGTTTAGGGGAGATCGGGGCGCGCTGCCGCCGGTCAAGGACTTGATCTTCAAGGAGGAGTACAAGTTCGCCGCCCGTACCTCCATCATG AGCCTCGGAGACTGGAACGTTTTAGTGAGGAAATACGATGAGGAGCTGAGAGGCGCGTTCGAGTTGGTCGACAAGCAGAAGAGGAGCCATAAACGCGCGACTCGGGCTTTGAAGGATGCAGTCCGTGCAAAGGACGAAGCAGTTGCCCAAGAAGAAGCGCTGAGGAAGGAGCTCGACGAGCAGAGGGGAATCATGGCGATCGAGTTGGCGTCTGCTCGGGACCTGGTAAAGAAGGCGGAGAAAGAGAAAGCCgagttgcggaagagaaatgccgacttgcaaggcaagaatGCGACTCTCGAGAAGGAGGTGGTGGCCTCTGCTTTGAATTTCTCCCGGGAGATGGATCGCTTGAGGGAATCTCGCAAACTTGAGGTCACTCATGAGCGAATCCGCGTGATGGCGGCAATGACGGGAAAATGCTCCCGACGCTTCAAAAATATTCAGGACCGAGAGAAGCGCCGTGATGATTTCGAGGACTCGCGGTGTATGCTTGGTCAAGCGCGCGGGATGCGAGACTGCCTCGAGGCTTTGAAGGAATCGGGGAAAGATATCCCTCAGGAGACCATTGATACGTACGCCGACTTGGAGAAGTACTACGATGGGGAGACGACTCGTCTGGAGGTAGGCGTGATTCCGGACTCGGATCTAACCTTGTCTCCTttggtgctgaagtctcggtTCGTGATCGAAGAAATCCTCGAGAAGGTTGACAAGCATGGGTCGAACCTTGAGCTGATCGATTCTGAAGCCGCGGCAGCGCTCCGATCTCCGAGTGATGGATTTATTAGGGACCTCCTCGACACGGTACAATCTCCTGCTCGTCCCGACGCCACTCTTCCTATCAAAGCGGCTGCGCCAGACAAGAAAGCCGTTGAAGTGGACCCGAAGGCGCCCGGTGCCGATGCCCGGGAGAAGTTGGTTACAATCTCCGACAGTTCGTCCCTCGGGACTTCCGATCCTGACGCGAGTGAAGGCCTTTCGGATCCGAACCGCGAGATCAGGCTTGCCTCTCCATCGAGCAAGGGTCAAAGTACCGGCAACGTATCCAGCTCGGGCCCTCCTGAGAAGAAAGATCCCCCTGCTGAGGGATGA